A genomic segment from Streptomyces sp. NBC_00459 encodes:
- a CDS encoding class I SAM-dependent DNA methyltransferase has protein sequence MSSGNLLTDHPELYEARFPDPDRLAGRWAEDCLRRHGGGSRVLDIGCGTGRDAEYLHSAGRTVTGADLSEAMLTHAREKHPGPEYVGADLTGFELGTGAFDAVVCLDSALLYCHTNEQLDGFLASCRRALTPDGLLVAEMRNGAYFLGRTDLLDTPAVGGFTWQGTAYRSVTTLTVDRTAGLLRRVRDWTADDGTPPSQQRSAWRLLFPLELRHVLAAHGFDVLELHDGPGPRTEPSWQEGELPGETTDADRLHLVARLRH, from the coding sequence GTGAGCAGTGGCAACCTGCTCACCGACCACCCCGAGCTGTACGAGGCGCGCTTCCCCGACCCCGACCGGCTGGCCGGGCGCTGGGCCGAGGACTGTCTGCGCCGGCACGGAGGCGGGTCACGTGTGCTCGACATCGGGTGCGGCACGGGACGCGACGCCGAGTATCTGCACAGCGCCGGGCGGACCGTCACCGGAGCCGACCTCTCCGAGGCGATGCTGACGCACGCCCGCGAGAAGCACCCCGGCCCTGAGTACGTCGGCGCCGATCTCACCGGGTTCGAACTGGGCACCGGCGCCTTCGACGCCGTCGTCTGTCTCGACAGCGCGCTTCTGTACTGCCACACCAACGAACAGCTCGACGGATTCCTCGCCTCCTGCCGACGAGCCCTTACCCCCGACGGCCTACTCGTCGCCGAGATGCGCAACGGCGCCTACTTCCTCGGGCGCACCGACCTGCTCGACACCCCGGCCGTCGGAGGCTTCACCTGGCAGGGCACCGCCTACCGCTCCGTCACCACACTCACCGTGGACCGGACGGCCGGGCTACTGCGCCGGGTACGGGACTGGACGGCCGACGACGGTACGCCGCCCAGTCAACAGCGGTCAGCCTGGCGGCTGTTGTTCCCACTGGAGCTGCGTCACGTCCTCGCCGCGCACGGTTTCGACGTACTCGAACTGCACGACGGGCCGGGCCCGCGAACCGAACCCTCCTGGCAGGAGGGCGAGTTGCCGGGTGAGACGACCGACGCGGACCGGCTGCACCTCGTCGCGCGTCTGCGGCACTGA
- a CDS encoding ABC transporter substrate-binding protein: protein MHDLSALRRRGFLTAVGTTAALGVFGLAGCADSTDDTSDGSGTDSGTPRRGGRLRAAFAGGGASETLDPHLASLFADAARAKALYDKLADYGADLSAQPRLAEKWEANKTLDRWQVTLRRATFHNGRAVTAEDVLYSYRRIADPDRTFRAKASLEPIDLDASRATGTHGIEFVLKRPTAEFPNILASFGAYIVPDGATGTDFDKKPVGSGPFRFVSFAPGRSALFRRYDDYWEGAPHLDEIEFVVANEESARVNALLGGQVEYAHELNPTTARAHEGKGQIEIVRLRNSAMQGFAMKTDRAPFDDKRVREAFFLIADRQELVDGALSGAGVVGNDLFGKGYEYYAADLPQRAQDLDRAKALLKQAGAENLKVTLDTSEVAAGFTEAAGIFRDQAAKAGVTIEVKVGSKDSYWSDILDSGTICCYRSGAMPIEAHISQRLLTDSTTNATKWHHKDFDALYQQAQSTKDKTERTAVYERMQRRLYAEGGFLVWGFADWILGTANKVKGVEAKAPANSLDWARFDKVWLA, encoded by the coding sequence ATGCACGACTTGTCTGCCCTGCGCCGACGCGGATTTCTCACCGCCGTGGGCACAACCGCCGCGCTCGGCGTGTTCGGCCTCGCGGGCTGCGCCGACTCCACGGACGACACGTCCGACGGCAGCGGCACCGACAGTGGCACGCCCAGACGCGGCGGACGGCTGCGCGCCGCCTTCGCCGGCGGGGGTGCCAGCGAGACCCTCGACCCGCATCTGGCCAGTCTGTTCGCCGACGCGGCCCGCGCGAAGGCGCTCTACGACAAGCTCGCTGACTACGGCGCCGACCTCTCCGCGCAGCCCCGCCTCGCCGAGAAGTGGGAGGCCAACAAGACCCTGGACCGCTGGCAGGTCACCCTGCGCCGGGCCACCTTCCACAACGGCAGGGCGGTCACCGCCGAGGACGTGCTGTACAGCTACCGGAGGATCGCCGACCCCGACCGGACGTTCCGGGCGAAGGCGTCCCTCGAGCCGATCGACCTCGACGCCAGCCGGGCCACCGGCACGCACGGGATCGAGTTCGTACTGAAGCGGCCGACGGCCGAATTCCCCAACATCCTGGCCTCGTTCGGCGCGTACATCGTGCCCGACGGCGCCACCGGAACCGACTTCGACAAGAAGCCCGTCGGGTCCGGTCCCTTCAGGTTCGTGTCCTTCGCGCCCGGCCGGTCCGCGCTCTTCCGCCGCTACGACGACTACTGGGAGGGCGCCCCGCACCTCGACGAGATCGAGTTCGTCGTCGCCAACGAGGAGTCGGCGCGCGTCAACGCGCTGCTCGGCGGCCAGGTCGAGTACGCCCACGAACTCAACCCGACCACCGCGCGAGCCCATGAGGGCAAGGGGCAGATCGAGATCGTGCGGCTGCGCAACAGCGCCATGCAGGGCTTCGCGATGAAGACCGACCGCGCGCCCTTCGACGACAAGCGCGTCCGCGAGGCCTTCTTCCTCATCGCCGACCGGCAGGAACTCGTCGACGGCGCGCTGTCCGGCGCGGGTGTCGTCGGCAACGACCTGTTCGGCAAGGGGTACGAGTACTACGCCGCCGATCTCCCGCAGCGCGCCCAGGATCTCGACCGGGCCAAGGCCCTGCTGAAGCAGGCCGGAGCCGAGAACCTCAAGGTCACGCTCGACACCTCGGAGGTCGCCGCGGGTTTCACCGAGGCCGCCGGGATCTTCCGCGACCAGGCCGCGAAGGCGGGCGTCACGATCGAGGTGAAGGTGGGCAGCAAGGACTCGTACTGGAGCGACATCCTCGACTCCGGCACGATCTGCTGCTACCGCTCCGGCGCCATGCCCATCGAGGCGCACATCTCGCAGCGACTGCTCACCGACTCCACCACCAACGCGACGAAGTGGCACCACAAGGACTTCGACGCGCTCTACCAGCAGGCCCAGTCGACGAAGGACAAGACCGAGCGGACCGCCGTGTACGAGCGTATGCAGCGCAGGCTGTACGCCGAGGGTGGCTTCCTGGTGTGGGGGTTCGCCGACTGGATTCTCGGAACCGCCAACAAGGTCAAGGGGGTTGAGGCGAAGGCGCCCGCCAACTCGCTCGACTGGGCGCGGTTCGACAAGGTCTGGCTGGCGTGA
- a CDS encoding ABC transporter permease: protein MSGLRSFVVRRLLLGGAQTVAVVLLVFALTEALPGDAAVALAGDQPDPARIAAIREAMHLDRPAYERLLDWVTGLAHGDFGTSLTSGRPVGTYIEDGFGPTLLLAGITVTLLIPLGVGLGVLAARHEGRLVDRLVSSVTLGVYAVPEFALGVLLVTVFALRLGWLPPTAVGYGTDLLGHPAALVLPVLVLLSRPVCSLSRLVRAGMVDALNSPYVAQARRYGIPGARVRYGHALPNAVAPAAQQLARTVDWLLCGVIVVEALFVIPGLGTVLMNAVAERDVPVVQGLAVVFGVLTVVLNLGADLVAHRFAPRAGVAA, encoded by the coding sequence GTGAGCGGACTGCGCTCCTTCGTCGTCCGGCGGCTGCTTCTCGGCGGCGCGCAGACCGTGGCCGTGGTGCTGCTGGTCTTCGCGCTCACCGAGGCGCTGCCGGGCGACGCGGCCGTCGCACTCGCCGGGGACCAGCCCGACCCGGCGCGCATCGCGGCCATCCGCGAGGCCATGCACCTCGACCGGCCCGCGTACGAACGGCTGCTGGACTGGGTGACGGGCCTCGCGCACGGGGACTTCGGCACCTCGCTGACCTCTGGACGCCCGGTCGGCACATACATCGAGGACGGGTTCGGGCCGACACTGCTGCTCGCGGGCATCACGGTAACGCTGCTGATTCCGCTGGGAGTCGGGCTCGGTGTACTCGCCGCCCGGCACGAGGGGCGGCTCGTGGACCGGCTCGTCAGCTCCGTCACCCTCGGCGTGTACGCCGTACCGGAGTTCGCCCTCGGGGTGCTGCTGGTGACCGTCTTCGCCCTCCGGCTGGGCTGGCTGCCGCCGACCGCCGTCGGCTACGGCACCGACCTGCTCGGCCACCCCGCCGCACTGGTCCTGCCCGTGCTGGTTCTGCTGTCCCGGCCGGTCTGCTCACTGTCCCGGCTCGTCCGGGCCGGCATGGTCGACGCACTGAACTCGCCGTACGTCGCCCAGGCGCGCCGGTACGGTATCCCGGGCGCCCGTGTCAGGTACGGTCACGCCCTGCCCAATGCCGTGGCCCCCGCGGCGCAGCAACTCGCGCGCACCGTCGACTGGTTGCTGTGCGGAGTCATCGTCGTGGAGGCGCTGTTCGTGATCCCGGGCCTGGGAACCGTGCTGATGAACGCCGTCGCCGAACGCGATGTGCCGGTCGTGCAGGGGCTGGCGGTGGTGTTCGGTGTGCTCACCGTCGTCCTCAACCTGGGCGCCGATCTGGTCGCGCACCGGTTCGCGCCCCGGGCGGGTGTGGCCGCGTGA